A single window of Pristis pectinata isolate sPriPec2 chromosome 8, sPriPec2.1.pri, whole genome shotgun sequence DNA harbors:
- the rpusd1 gene encoding RNA pseudouridylate synthase domain-containing protein 1 isoform X3 — translation MREEVARYSSKVHWTSIDFHTNKEILRTAVTWLGDMEPASIGNLCILYQSTDFLVVNKHWDIRIDSKMWYEKLTVQSQLKHHFPELADPDTYYGFRFCHQLDFSTSGALCIALNKMAAAKAYRCFRDRLVTKIYLALVRGHISLDRMTIKHAIGQNTTKGMTHMMCTEGMPGCQNPKPCQTELTVLERGFYSGDPVTKVLLQPLTGRTHQLRVHCSSVGHPIVGDFTYSLKTDNNPYRMMLHAYYLQIPVEGELVEVTTPDPFTHMVDSNWEMGLHVNSLHNIIRELKGKRVTDQCDRNGVLGVQAEKIQVKKYSEETKEEREKCLEWLNEWAVS, via the exons ATGCGGGAGGAAGTAGCGCGGTATTCCTCGAAGGTCCATTGGACTAGCATTGATTTCCATACAAATAAGGAGATATTAAG GACTGCTGTTACGTGGCTTGGTGATATGGAGCCTGCCAGTATTGGGAACCTGTGCATTTTGTACCAGAGCACAGATTTCCTGGTGGTGAATAAGCATTGGGATATCCGCATTGACAGTAAGATGTGGTATGAAAAGCTCACTGTCCAGTCTCAGCTGAAGCACCATTTTCCTGAGCTTGCAGACCCAGATACCTACTATGGGTTTAG ATTTTGTCATCAGCTGGATTTCTCCACCAGTGGGGCACTGTGTATTGCTCTCAATAAGATGGCAGCTGCCAAGGCCTATCGGTGTTTCCGAGATCGTCTGGTAACCAAGATTTACTTAGCTTTG GTCAGAGGTCACATCTCTTTGGATAGAATGACCATCAAGCATGCAATTGGTCAAAATACAACAAAAGGAATGACACACATGATGTGTACTGAAGGAATGCCTG GTTGTCAAAATCCCAAGCCATGTCAGACTGAGCTGACTGTTTTGGAAAGAGGTTTCTACAGTGGAGATCCAGTTACAAAAGTACTCCTCCAACCATTAACAG GTCGGACACATCAGCTGAGGGTTCATTGCAGTTCAGTGGGACATCCCATAGTGGGTGACTTCACCTACAGCTTAAAAACTGACAACAACCCTTATCGTATGATGCTTCATGCCTATTACCTGCAGATCCCCGTGGAAGGAGAGCTGGTAGAGGTGACCACACCTGATCCCTTCACACACATGGTGGACAGCAATTGGGAGATGGGCTTGCATGTCAATAGTCTGCATAATATTATCAGGGAACTGAAAGGGAAACGTGTGACAGATCAGTGTGATAGGAATGGTGTTCTTGGAGTTCAGGCTGAAAAAATACAAGTGAAGAAGTATAGTGAAGagacaaaggaagaaagagaaaagtgCCTGGAGTGGTTAAATGAGTGGGCGGTGAGCTAA
- the rpusd1 gene encoding RNA pseudouridylate synthase domain-containing protein 1 isoform X2 yields MREEVARYSSKVHWTSIDFHTNKEILRSPLILRRSKEKRPSSLNLFNRTAVTWLGDMEPASIGNLCILYQSTDFLVVNKHWDIRIDSKMWYEKLTVQSQLKHHFPELADPDTYYGFRFCHQLDFSTSGALCIALNKMAAAKAYRCFRDRLVRGHISLDRMTIKHAIGQNTTKGMTHMMCTEGMPGCQNPKPCQTELTVLERGFYSGDPVTKVLLQPLTGRTHQLRVHCSSVGHPIVGDFTYSLKTDNNPYRMMLHAYYLQIPVEGELVEVTTPDPFTHMVDSNWEMGLHVNSLHNIIRELKGKRVTDQCDRNGVLGVQAEKIQVKKYSEETKEEREKCLEWLNEWAVS; encoded by the exons ATGCGGGAGGAAGTAGCGCGGTATTCCTCGAAGGTCCATTGGACTAGCATTGATTTCCATACAAATAAGGAGATATTAAG gtcacctcttatcctccgtcgctctaaggagaaaaggccgagttcactcaacctgttcaaTAG GACTGCTGTTACGTGGCTTGGTGATATGGAGCCTGCCAGTATTGGGAACCTGTGCATTTTGTACCAGAGCACAGATTTCCTGGTGGTGAATAAGCATTGGGATATCCGCATTGACAGTAAGATGTGGTATGAAAAGCTCACTGTCCAGTCTCAGCTGAAGCACCATTTTCCTGAGCTTGCAGACCCAGATACCTACTATGGGTTTAG ATTTTGTCATCAGCTGGATTTCTCCACCAGTGGGGCACTGTGTATTGCTCTCAATAAGATGGCAGCTGCCAAGGCCTATCGGTGTTTCCGAGATCGTCTG GTCAGAGGTCACATCTCTTTGGATAGAATGACCATCAAGCATGCAATTGGTCAAAATACAACAAAAGGAATGACACACATGATGTGTACTGAAGGAATGCCTG GTTGTCAAAATCCCAAGCCATGTCAGACTGAGCTGACTGTTTTGGAAAGAGGTTTCTACAGTGGAGATCCAGTTACAAAAGTACTCCTCCAACCATTAACAG GTCGGACACATCAGCTGAGGGTTCATTGCAGTTCAGTGGGACATCCCATAGTGGGTGACTTCACCTACAGCTTAAAAACTGACAACAACCCTTATCGTATGATGCTTCATGCCTATTACCTGCAGATCCCCGTGGAAGGAGAGCTGGTAGAGGTGACCACACCTGATCCCTTCACACACATGGTGGACAGCAATTGGGAGATGGGCTTGCATGTCAATAGTCTGCATAATATTATCAGGGAACTGAAAGGGAAACGTGTGACAGATCAGTGTGATAGGAATGGTGTTCTTGGAGTTCAGGCTGAAAAAATACAAGTGAAGAAGTATAGTGAAGagacaaaggaagaaagagaaaagtgCCTGGAGTGGTTAAATGAGTGGGCGGTGAGCTAA
- the rpusd1 gene encoding RNA pseudouridylate synthase domain-containing protein 1 isoform X4, which produces MEPASIGNLCILYQSTDFLVVNKHWDIRIDSKMWYEKLTVQSQLKHHFPELADPDTYYGFRFCHQLDFSTSGALCIALNKMAAAKAYRCFRDRLVTKIYLALVRGHISLDRMTIKHAIGQNTTKGMTHMMCTEGMPGCQNPKPCQTELTVLERGFYSGDPVTKVLLQPLTGRTHQLRVHCSSVGHPIVGDFTYSLKTDNNPYRMMLHAYYLQIPVEGELVEVTTPDPFTHMVDSNWEMGLHVNSLHNIIRELKGKRVTDQCDRNGVLGVQAEKIQVKKYSEETKEEREKCLEWLNEWAVS; this is translated from the exons ATGGAGCCTGCCAGTATTGGGAACCTGTGCATTTTGTACCAGAGCACAGATTTCCTGGTGGTGAATAAGCATTGGGATATCCGCATTGACAGTAAGATGTGGTATGAAAAGCTCACTGTCCAGTCTCAGCTGAAGCACCATTTTCCTGAGCTTGCAGACCCAGATACCTACTATGGGTTTAG ATTTTGTCATCAGCTGGATTTCTCCACCAGTGGGGCACTGTGTATTGCTCTCAATAAGATGGCAGCTGCCAAGGCCTATCGGTGTTTCCGAGATCGTCTGGTAACCAAGATTTACTTAGCTTTG GTCAGAGGTCACATCTCTTTGGATAGAATGACCATCAAGCATGCAATTGGTCAAAATACAACAAAAGGAATGACACACATGATGTGTACTGAAGGAATGCCTG GTTGTCAAAATCCCAAGCCATGTCAGACTGAGCTGACTGTTTTGGAAAGAGGTTTCTACAGTGGAGATCCAGTTACAAAAGTACTCCTCCAACCATTAACAG GTCGGACACATCAGCTGAGGGTTCATTGCAGTTCAGTGGGACATCCCATAGTGGGTGACTTCACCTACAGCTTAAAAACTGACAACAACCCTTATCGTATGATGCTTCATGCCTATTACCTGCAGATCCCCGTGGAAGGAGAGCTGGTAGAGGTGACCACACCTGATCCCTTCACACACATGGTGGACAGCAATTGGGAGATGGGCTTGCATGTCAATAGTCTGCATAATATTATCAGGGAACTGAAAGGGAAACGTGTGACAGATCAGTGTGATAGGAATGGTGTTCTTGGAGTTCAGGCTGAAAAAATACAAGTGAAGAAGTATAGTGAAGagacaaaggaagaaagagaaaagtgCCTGGAGTGGTTAAATGAGTGGGCGGTGAGCTAA
- the rpusd1 gene encoding RNA pseudouridylate synthase domain-containing protein 1 isoform X1: MREEVARYSSKVHWTSIDFHTNKEILRSPLILRRSKEKRPSSLNLFNRTAVTWLGDMEPASIGNLCILYQSTDFLVVNKHWDIRIDSKMWYEKLTVQSQLKHHFPELADPDTYYGFRFCHQLDFSTSGALCIALNKMAAAKAYRCFRDRLVTKIYLALVRGHISLDRMTIKHAIGQNTTKGMTHMMCTEGMPGCQNPKPCQTELTVLERGFYSGDPVTKVLLQPLTGRTHQLRVHCSSVGHPIVGDFTYSLKTDNNPYRMMLHAYYLQIPVEGELVEVTTPDPFTHMVDSNWEMGLHVNSLHNIIRELKGKRVTDQCDRNGVLGVQAEKIQVKKYSEETKEEREKCLEWLNEWAVS; encoded by the exons ATGCGGGAGGAAGTAGCGCGGTATTCCTCGAAGGTCCATTGGACTAGCATTGATTTCCATACAAATAAGGAGATATTAAG gtcacctcttatcctccgtcgctctaaggagaaaaggccgagttcactcaacctgttcaaTAG GACTGCTGTTACGTGGCTTGGTGATATGGAGCCTGCCAGTATTGGGAACCTGTGCATTTTGTACCAGAGCACAGATTTCCTGGTGGTGAATAAGCATTGGGATATCCGCATTGACAGTAAGATGTGGTATGAAAAGCTCACTGTCCAGTCTCAGCTGAAGCACCATTTTCCTGAGCTTGCAGACCCAGATACCTACTATGGGTTTAG ATTTTGTCATCAGCTGGATTTCTCCACCAGTGGGGCACTGTGTATTGCTCTCAATAAGATGGCAGCTGCCAAGGCCTATCGGTGTTTCCGAGATCGTCTGGTAACCAAGATTTACTTAGCTTTG GTCAGAGGTCACATCTCTTTGGATAGAATGACCATCAAGCATGCAATTGGTCAAAATACAACAAAAGGAATGACACACATGATGTGTACTGAAGGAATGCCTG GTTGTCAAAATCCCAAGCCATGTCAGACTGAGCTGACTGTTTTGGAAAGAGGTTTCTACAGTGGAGATCCAGTTACAAAAGTACTCCTCCAACCATTAACAG GTCGGACACATCAGCTGAGGGTTCATTGCAGTTCAGTGGGACATCCCATAGTGGGTGACTTCACCTACAGCTTAAAAACTGACAACAACCCTTATCGTATGATGCTTCATGCCTATTACCTGCAGATCCCCGTGGAAGGAGAGCTGGTAGAGGTGACCACACCTGATCCCTTCACACACATGGTGGACAGCAATTGGGAGATGGGCTTGCATGTCAATAGTCTGCATAATATTATCAGGGAACTGAAAGGGAAACGTGTGACAGATCAGTGTGATAGGAATGGTGTTCTTGGAGTTCAGGCTGAAAAAATACAAGTGAAGAAGTATAGTGAAGagacaaaggaagaaagagaaaagtgCCTGGAGTGGTTAAATGAGTGGGCGGTGAGCTAA